From Prevotella melaninogenica, the proteins below share one genomic window:
- a CDS encoding EcsC family protein yields MKQSDYLMQQYALIKAWENEEPGVVSKTFGKLLSPVGKLISVVVPEKVIESAINAANAAAQYLTDTADVLRDGNVESIEELRTKDLKLCDQMADSVHNWAVGIATAEGVAGGFVGLPGLVADIPFITTLALRTIHKIGVCYGYVADANNEEEEKAFVLGVLATANASTLGEKASFILGLKQISLLIQRNAWKKLAEMGTANLLAKSIVSVRQAAKLIGVNLTKRKASQSIPFIGGAVGAALNASFINDIAWAARRSYQRRWLEDNKVIEPEASVDE; encoded by the coding sequence ATGAAACAGTCAGATTACTTGATGCAACAGTACGCTCTCATCAAAGCATGGGAGAATGAGGAGCCAGGTGTTGTTAGTAAAACGTTTGGTAAGCTTTTAAGTCCCGTTGGTAAACTTATTTCCGTGGTAGTGCCTGAAAAGGTCATAGAGAGCGCAATTAACGCTGCAAATGCTGCTGCACAGTACCTTACGGACACAGCCGACGTGCTGCGTGACGGAAATGTAGAGAGTATTGAAGAACTGCGTACGAAGGATCTTAAACTCTGTGACCAGATGGCAGATTCGGTGCATAACTGGGCTGTCGGAATAGCTACGGCAGAAGGTGTTGCGGGTGGTTTTGTTGGTTTGCCGGGTCTTGTTGCTGACATTCCGTTCATTACCACACTGGCACTTCGTACAATCCATAAGATTGGTGTATGCTATGGTTATGTGGCTGATGCAAATAATGAGGAGGAAGAAAAGGCTTTTGTCTTGGGCGTTCTTGCTACAGCAAATGCGAGTACATTAGGTGAGAAAGCCAGTTTTATCTTGGGTCTCAAGCAGATTTCTTTGTTGATACAAAGAAATGCGTGGAAGAAATTGGCAGAGATGGGAACTGCCAACCTTTTGGCTAAGAGTATTGTGAGCGTGCGTCAGGCGGCAAAGCTTATCGGTGTGAACCTTACCAAGCGTAAGGCTTCTCAGTCTATTCCTTTCATTGGTGGAGCTGTAGGGGCTGCACTCAATGCTTCTTTCATTAATGATATAGCTTGGGCTGCTCGCCGTAGTTATCAGCGTCGTTGGCTTGAGGATAATAAGGTGATAGAGCCTGAGGCTTCTGTAGACGAATAG
- a CDS encoding PepSY-associated TM helix domain-containing protein, translating into MKRRTWRKYHKWTGLIISFFLVMFCLSGIVLNHRRCFADINVSRAVLPGRYDFKHWNNGLLRGTLRCKDDKGHDMVLIYGAAGVIRTDTVASIFIDYNQGLPSGADYRQMRGVVQTKNGQVFAASVMGLYQLKPHQGWQSVALPEMDSDDLLSDITTRGDTLVVLSRSYLYYATAPYRQFHKVEIQPAVGDDGKVSLFRQVWLLHSGGLFGTVGKLIVDLIALILIALCVTGVWFWVRPTHAKVLNWHNKIGVFTIVLTLFTAITGWALRPPVMIPLTMNNTYPLPGTVLASDNAWYDCLRMIRYDEQNHDWLLSTSKGFCSLSSLTSKPQPITIAPPVSVMGQTVWQRDESGMWLVGSFDGLFRWNRQAGQIEPYNNMMVAKATIPGTAAAGQMVVGYSSDFTGEECVADYYDGTFFSAQPEELRTMPMSLWSLALEVHTGRIYAGAIGSFLFIFVAGLFVIIALWSGKKS; encoded by the coding sequence ATGAAACGCAGAACGTGGCGCAAATATCATAAATGGACGGGACTAATCATCAGTTTCTTCTTGGTAATGTTTTGTCTTTCGGGAATCGTCTTGAACCATCGTCGGTGCTTTGCTGACATCAATGTGAGCAGAGCAGTGCTACCTGGTCGGTATGATTTCAAGCATTGGAACAACGGATTGTTGCGTGGAACGCTACGTTGTAAGGATGATAAGGGGCACGATATGGTGCTCATCTATGGTGCTGCAGGCGTTATTCGGACAGATACGGTAGCGTCAATCTTCATTGATTATAACCAGGGATTGCCTTCAGGTGCTGATTATCGGCAGATGAGAGGAGTGGTACAGACGAAAAACGGACAGGTCTTTGCTGCAAGTGTCATGGGTCTTTACCAACTCAAACCCCACCAGGGCTGGCAGTCGGTGGCACTTCCTGAGATGGATTCGGATGATCTGTTGAGCGACATTACCACACGGGGTGACACGCTGGTGGTGCTCTCGCGTTCCTATCTTTACTATGCTACAGCCCCTTACCGACAGTTCCATAAGGTGGAGATACAGCCTGCTGTGGGCGACGATGGTAAGGTTTCGCTCTTCCGGCAGGTGTGGTTGCTGCATAGTGGTGGGCTTTTCGGGACCGTGGGGAAGCTGATTGTCGACCTCATAGCACTCATTCTCATTGCTCTTTGTGTGACGGGTGTGTGGTTCTGGGTGCGTCCGACACATGCAAAAGTATTGAATTGGCATAATAAGATTGGTGTGTTTACCATCGTATTGACACTCTTCACGGCGATAACAGGGTGGGCTTTGCGTCCTCCAGTGATGATCCCACTGACCATGAATAACACCTATCCGCTGCCTGGAACAGTATTGGCAAGCGATAACGCATGGTACGATTGTCTGCGGATGATACGTTATGACGAGCAGAATCACGACTGGTTACTGTCGACATCAAAGGGCTTTTGCTCCTTATCTTCGCTAACCTCAAAGCCACAACCCATCACCATTGCACCGCCAGTGAGTGTGATGGGGCAGACGGTATGGCAACGTGACGAGAGTGGAATGTGGCTTGTTGGCTCTTTCGATGGGCTCTTTCGGTGGAACAGACAGGCTGGACAGATTGAGCCTTATAATAATATGATGGTTGCAAAGGCTACTATTCCGGGGACAGCTGCCGCTGGTCAGATGGTAGTAGGCTATAGTTCCGACTTCACAGGTGAGGAATGTGTGGCTGATTATTACGATGGTACGTTCTTCTCTGCCCAACCTGAAGAGTTGAGAACCATGCCAATGTCACTGTGGAGTCTTGCCTTAGAGGTGCATACGGGTCGTATTTATGCTGGTGCTATAGGCTCTTTCCTCTTTATCTTTGTTGCCGGATTGTTCGTAATCATCGCACTGTGGTCGGGTAAGAAGAGCTAA
- a CDS encoding sulfatase family protein has translation MQNKVLYGLTGAIAMGAVVPAQAQKKPMNIVFIMSDDHSYQTISAYDKRFISTPNIDWLADNGVKFQESFVANSLSGPSRACMLTGKHSHANGFTDNSKTFDGGQQTFPKLLQKQGYQTAMIGKWHLTSLPTGFNYWDILIGQGDYYNPDFLSNGKKIRRPGYVTNIIADMAIDWMENKRDKNKPFCLLMHNKAPHRVWNPDTCDLRLYDDVTYPLPKTFYDDYAGRLAAQKQEMSIIKDMDLVYDNKMADKENEIHTTTGLEQWGRGNYKRMTLSQRAQWDSYYDPIIKKFKEDKLSGKALAEWKYQRYMHDYMRVIHSVDRNVGRVIEYLRQHGLLDNTMIVYTSDQGFYMGEHGWFDKRFMYEESFRTPLLVYYPGGKHGVVKEMVQNIDYAPTFLEVAGAKVPSDIQGRSFLPLLEGKKPANWRQSLYYHYYEYPAEHSVCRHYGIRTKRYSLMHFYNDINAWELYDLKKDPNQMHNIYGKPGTEKLTKNLKKQLLQLQVQYDDPIRNKGL, from the coding sequence ATGCAAAATAAAGTTTTATACGGTTTGACAGGAGCGATTGCAATGGGTGCAGTCGTTCCTGCCCAAGCGCAGAAGAAACCGATGAACATCGTCTTTATCATGAGCGATGACCATTCGTACCAGACAATCAGCGCTTACGACAAGCGTTTTATCAGTACACCAAACATCGACTGGTTGGCTGACAATGGTGTGAAGTTCCAAGAGAGCTTCGTTGCTAACTCGCTCAGCGGTCCGTCACGTGCGTGTATGCTGACCGGTAAGCATAGCCATGCTAATGGCTTCACGGACAATTCTAAAACCTTTGACGGCGGTCAGCAGACCTTCCCTAAGTTGCTCCAGAAGCAGGGTTATCAGACCGCTATGATTGGTAAGTGGCACCTCACCTCACTGCCAACAGGCTTCAACTATTGGGATATCCTTATCGGACAGGGCGACTACTATAACCCTGACTTCCTCAGCAATGGTAAGAAGATACGCCGTCCGGGCTATGTGACGAATATCATTGCCGACATGGCGATTGACTGGATGGAGAACAAACGCGATAAGAACAAGCCTTTCTGTCTGTTGATGCACAATAAGGCTCCTCACCGTGTGTGGAATCCTGATACCTGCGACCTCCGCCTCTATGATGATGTTACCTATCCATTGCCAAAGACTTTCTATGATGACTATGCTGGTCGTCTTGCTGCACAGAAGCAGGAGATGAGTATCATAAAGGACATGGACCTCGTCTACGACAATAAGATGGCTGATAAGGAGAATGAGATTCACACCACTACAGGGCTTGAGCAGTGGGGACGTGGCAACTACAAACGTATGACACTTTCACAGCGTGCGCAGTGGGACAGCTACTATGACCCTATCATCAAGAAGTTTAAGGAAGACAAACTCTCTGGTAAGGCACTCGCTGAATGGAAGTATCAACGTTATATGCACGACTATATGCGTGTGATTCACTCTGTTGATCGCAACGTCGGTCGTGTCATTGAGTATCTGCGCCAGCATGGTCTTCTTGACAACACAATGATTGTCTACACCTCTGACCAAGGTTTCTACATGGGCGAGCATGGATGGTTCGACAAGCGTTTCATGTATGAAGAGTCATTCCGCACACCATTGTTGGTTTACTATCCCGGCGGTAAGCATGGGGTTGTCAAAGAGATGGTACAGAACATCGACTATGCCCCAACCTTCCTCGAGGTAGCTGGTGCAAAGGTGCCTTCTGACATTCAGGGCCGTTCTTTCCTCCCACTCCTTGAGGGTAAGAAGCCAGCCAACTGGCGTCAGTCGCTCTACTATCACTACTACGAATACCCTGCCGAGCACTCTGTTTGCCGTCACTATGGTATTCGTACGAAGCGTTATTCGCTCATGCACTTCTACAATGATATCAATGCTTGGGAACTTTACGACCTAAAGAAAGATCCTAACCAGATGCATAATATCTATGGTAAACCAGGTACGGAGAAGCTCACAAAGAACTTGAAGAAGCAACTCCTCCAACTGCAGGTGCAGTATGATGATCCAATACGCAACAAAGGACTTTAG
- a CDS encoding helix-turn-helix transcriptional regulator: MLAEQGKTRKWLAHALDKNESTVSRWCTNEVQLSVETLLTIAETLKVDIKELLCSTQMCNQDDGIQI, from the coding sequence GTGCTTGCGGAACAAGGAAAAACCAGGAAATGGTTGGCGCATGCATTAGATAAAAATGAATCGACAGTCTCTCGTTGGTGTACAAACGAAGTTCAGCTTTCGGTAGAAACACTACTGACGATTGCCGAAACTTTAAAAGTTGATATTAAAGAATTACTTTGTTCTACGCAAATGTGTAATCAAGATGATGGCATCCAAATATAA
- a CDS encoding A1S_2505 family phage non-structural protein, which translates to MRPKHTPDTISSLKSDEIFVFGSNLHGHHGGGAARAACKKFGAIWGQGVGLQGQSYAIPTMQGGVETIKPYVDQFIEFAKEHTELFFYVTRIGCGIAGFKDSDMASLFREAIGIKNVCLPKSFW; encoded by the coding sequence ATACGTCCAAAACACACTCCAGATACAATATCTTCTCTGAAATCAGATGAGATATTCGTGTTCGGAAGTAACCTTCATGGTCATCATGGAGGTGGTGCAGCCAGGGCTGCCTGTAAAAAGTTTGGTGCAATATGGGGACAAGGTGTTGGGTTGCAAGGTCAAAGTTATGCAATCCCCACCATGCAGGGAGGCGTAGAGACTATTAAGCCCTATGTTGACCAGTTTATTGAGTTTGCTAAGGAACATACCGAATTGTTTTTCTATGTCACACGCATTGGTTGTGGTATTGCTGGTTTCAAGGACAGTGACATGGCATCTTTGTTTAGGGAAGCTATAGGAATTAAGAATGTTTGTTTACCCAAATCTTTCTGGTAA
- a CDS encoding ParA family protein, with product MKNKKIVFANQKGGVGKSTLCILFANYLAAKGKDVCIIDTDLQKTILMQRRKDKLIYEGEEEPYNVQDFDVTDVETMQTLVDSASQVEGFVLFDSPGNISEDGLAPLFVGADYIVCPYEYEDKALDSTGVFVQVLNVLREHNPQMTAQLFFVPNRIDPRIGTAEEQEMWRRTDEVFGNFGRVTPVVNSRATLKRTNTFELLGTQRDAVKKAFDYMLRRMK from the coding sequence ATGAAGAATAAGAAGATTGTTTTTGCAAATCAGAAAGGTGGAGTAGGGAAGAGCACGCTGTGCATCCTCTTTGCCAATTATCTTGCTGCAAAGGGTAAAGACGTATGTATCATCGATACCGACTTGCAGAAGACGATTCTGATGCAGCGTCGAAAGGACAAGCTGATCTATGAGGGCGAGGAAGAACCTTATAACGTTCAGGACTTCGATGTAACCGATGTCGAGACAATGCAGACACTGGTTGACTCAGCTTCACAGGTAGAAGGTTTCGTATTGTTTGACTCTCCTGGTAATATCAGCGAGGACGGTCTTGCTCCGCTCTTCGTAGGTGCAGACTACATCGTTTGTCCTTACGAATATGAGGATAAGGCGTTAGACTCAACGGGCGTCTTCGTTCAGGTGCTTAACGTGCTTCGCGAACATAACCCACAGATGACCGCACAACTCTTCTTCGTTCCAAACCGCATCGACCCACGTATCGGTACGGCTGAGGAGCAGGAGATGTGGCGCAGAACCGATGAGGTGTTTGGTAACTTTGGACGTGTCACACCAGTTGTCAACAGCCGTGCGACACTGAAGCGTACAAACACTTTCGAATTGCTCGGTACACAGCGTGACGCGGTGAAGAAGGCGTTTGATTATATGCTGAGGAGGATGAAGTAA
- a CDS encoding trimeric intracellular cation channel family protein, whose amino-acid sequence MIYTDPHLVRTLQVILEFLGTFAFAISGIRHAAQKHFDWFGGYVCGFAVAIGGGTLRDTMLGVRPFWMANIMYVLCTGLALFLVILSRRWIQRLSNAWFVFDTLGLALFTIAGIQKTIALGHPFWVAVIMGCITGVAGGVIRDVLLNNIPVIFHKEIYAVASVGGGLIYWALFSLGLPLPITVIVTFLAICLIRFIAVGYHISLPTLQDEDEKK is encoded by the coding sequence ATGATCTACACTGATCCACATCTTGTCCGTACGCTTCAGGTGATACTGGAGTTTCTCGGAACGTTTGCGTTTGCCATATCGGGCATCCGCCATGCCGCACAGAAACACTTCGACTGGTTCGGAGGTTATGTCTGTGGCTTTGCCGTTGCTATTGGTGGCGGTACGCTTCGTGACACTATGTTAGGCGTGCGCCCGTTCTGGATGGCAAACATCATGTACGTTCTTTGTACAGGTCTGGCGCTCTTCCTCGTCATCTTGTCGCGTAGGTGGATTCAACGCCTTAGCAATGCGTGGTTCGTCTTCGATACACTCGGCTTGGCACTCTTTACTATTGCGGGTATTCAGAAGACAATCGCCTTAGGACACCCCTTCTGGGTAGCCGTTATCATGGGTTGTATCACTGGTGTGGCAGGTGGTGTTATCCGTGACGTATTGCTGAACAACATCCCCGTAATCTTCCACAAAGAGATCTACGCCGTGGCAAGTGTGGGTGGCGGACTCATCTATTGGGCACTCTTTTCGCTCGGACTACCACTTCCGATAACAGTTATTGTGACATTCCTTGCAATCTGTTTAATTCGTTTTATTGCAGTGGGTTATCACATCTCGCTCCCCACATTACAAGATGAAGACGAAAAAAAATAA
- a CDS encoding replication-associated recombination protein A: protein MEPLAERLRPRTLDDYIGQEHLVGEGAVLRRMIDSGRIASFILWGPPGVGKTTLAQIIANRLETPFYTLSAVTSGVKDVRDVIERAQSGRFFNSVSPILFIDEIHRFSKSQQDSLLGAVEKGTVTLIGATTENPSFEVIRPLLSRCQLYTLKSLEKDDLLKLLHRAITEDVELKKRNIELHETGALLRYSGGDARKLLNILDLIISAESGNDVVITDKMVEERLQENPLAYDKDGEMHYDIISAFIKSIRGSDPDAALYWMARMIEGGEDPKFIARRVVISAAEDIGLANPNALLLANAAFDAVTKIGWPEGRIPLAEVVVYLARSKKDNSAYVGINKAIELVRQTGNLPVPLHLRNAPTKLMKDLGYSDGYKYPHDYPGHYVEQQYMPDELAPPRPSPKGEGESLPQPLRREGSADS, encoded by the coding sequence ATGGAACCATTGGCAGAACGATTGCGACCGCGCACGCTCGACGATTATATCGGACAGGAACACCTCGTTGGTGAGGGGGCTGTGCTCCGACGTATGATTGACTCGGGGCGCATTGCGTCGTTTATCCTTTGGGGACCACCGGGCGTGGGCAAGACTACGTTGGCACAGATTATCGCTAATCGTTTGGAAACACCGTTCTATACGCTTTCTGCCGTGACGAGTGGTGTGAAGGATGTGCGCGATGTTATTGAAAGAGCACAGAGTGGGCGTTTCTTTAATTCCGTCTCACCGATTCTCTTTATCGACGAAATCCATCGTTTCTCAAAGTCGCAGCAAGATTCGCTCTTGGGTGCGGTAGAGAAGGGAACGGTGACGCTTATTGGTGCAACAACAGAGAACCCATCGTTCGAGGTGATTCGACCGTTGCTCTCACGCTGTCAACTCTATACGCTGAAGTCGTTGGAGAAAGATGATTTGCTGAAGCTGTTGCATCGAGCCATTACGGAGGATGTGGAACTGAAGAAGCGTAATATCGAACTGCACGAGACGGGGGCGCTCCTGCGTTATAGTGGGGGTGATGCGCGTAAGCTACTGAATATTCTCGACTTGATTATCTCAGCCGAATCGGGCAACGATGTCGTGATTACTGATAAGATGGTGGAGGAACGACTGCAAGAGAATCCGTTGGCGTATGACAAGGATGGCGAGATGCACTATGATATTATCTCGGCATTTATCAAGTCGATTCGTGGTTCCGACCCTGATGCAGCACTCTACTGGATGGCACGTATGATAGAGGGAGGAGAAGACCCAAAGTTTATTGCGCGTCGTGTCGTTATCAGTGCGGCAGAGGATATCGGACTTGCTAATCCTAACGCTTTATTGTTAGCGAATGCAGCCTTTGACGCTGTGACGAAGATAGGTTGGCCCGAAGGTAGAATCCCATTGGCTGAGGTGGTAGTCTATTTAGCTCGGTCGAAGAAAGATAATTCTGCATACGTAGGCATCAATAAAGCGATAGAGTTAGTGCGCCAGACGGGCAACCTTCCTGTTCCCCTCCACCTTCGCAATGCACCAACAAAGCTGATGAAGGACCTTGGTTATAGCGATGGATATAAGTATCCACACGATTATCCGGGACATTATGTCGAGCAGCAGTATATGCCGGATGAGTTAGCCCCACCCCGACCCTCCCCGAAGGGGGAGGGAGAAAGCCTCCCCCAACCCCTCCGAAGGGAGGGGAGTGCAGATAGCTAA
- a CDS encoding D-2-hydroxyacid dehydrogenase gives MKIVILDCHAVNPGDLSWEPIKEIAECVIYERTSQEQVVERAKDADGILINKVNITREVLDQLPQLKYIGELATGYNNIDVEAARERGIIVCNIPAYSTDSVAQHVFALLLNATTHVDHYAEAVRRGEWSKQQDFCYWDTPLMELAGKTLGIVGLGNIGQKVAMIAHALGMDISACTSKNSSDLPECIRKTTLEGLLSTSDVITLHCPLTAENTRMINAETLKGVRRGAILINTGRGGLIDEQAVADALESGQLGAYCADVMTEEPPRADNPLFRQPNAFITPHIAWATREARERLMAICVENIKKFIAGEPQNVV, from the coding sequence ATGAAAATAGTAATTCTCGACTGCCACGCAGTCAACCCTGGTGACCTTTCATGGGAACCAATAAAGGAAATAGCAGAGTGCGTTATCTATGAGCGCACAAGTCAGGAACAAGTTGTTGAACGAGCAAAGGATGCGGACGGTATTCTTATTAATAAGGTTAATATCACCCGTGAAGTGCTCGATCAACTGCCACAATTGAAGTATATCGGTGAGTTAGCAACAGGATATAACAATATCGATGTTGAGGCTGCACGTGAGCGAGGTATCATCGTATGCAACATCCCTGCATATAGCACGGATAGCGTTGCACAGCATGTCTTCGCCCTCCTCTTGAACGCAACCACACATGTCGACCATTATGCTGAGGCTGTGCGCCGTGGCGAATGGAGCAAGCAGCAGGACTTCTGCTACTGGGACACACCACTCATGGAACTCGCTGGTAAGACACTCGGTATCGTTGGCTTGGGCAACATCGGTCAGAAGGTGGCAATGATAGCACATGCTCTGGGTATGGACATCTCAGCTTGCACCAGTAAGAACAGTAGCGATCTGCCAGAGTGTATTCGTAAGACAACCCTCGAAGGCTTGCTCAGTACGTCTGACGTTATCACCTTGCACTGTCCTTTGACGGCGGAGAACACGCGTATGATCAATGCAGAGACGCTGAAGGGCGTACGTCGTGGTGCCATCCTTATCAATACAGGACGTGGCGGACTCATCGACGAGCAGGCTGTTGCTGATGCCCTTGAGAGTGGTCAACTCGGTGCTTATTGTGCCGACGTAATGACCGAGGAACCACCGCGTGCAGACAATCCGCTCTTCCGTCAGCCTAATGCCTTCATCACTCCACATATTGCGTGGGCAACACGCGAGGCACGAGAGCGCCTAATGGCAATCTGCGTTGAGAATATTAAGAAGTTTATAGCAGGGGAACCACAGAACGTGGTGTAA
- a CDS encoding DNA cytosine methyltransferase, whose product MMASKYKAIDFLCGGGGMTCGLRQAGINVIAGVDFDQDAKETYEYNNPGSVFIQKNIKNLRSNYFERKFEIRKNDDFLILVGCSPCQFYSIINTDKNKALKSKDLLKNFARFIEYYRPGYVLVENVPGIITNKDSILPYFLRKLEDLGYKNPVYKVVNMSYYGVPQSRRRFSLIATRLENVNIHLPKADDKETVLADYLGEGNGFPKVSAGHKDGSVFNHTVAGLSDICLKRLAKTKHDGGNRLDWANDPDLQLPCFIGKDDCFKDTFGRMWWHRPASTITTKFYSISNGRFGHPEEDRALSLREGATLQTFPKNYVFKTNSITATAKLIGNAVPCEYARRLGETIKALENNGTI is encoded by the coding sequence ATGATGGCATCCAAATATAAAGCAATCGATTTTCTCTGCGGAGGAGGCGGAATGACTTGCGGTTTAAGACAGGCAGGGATTAACGTTATAGCAGGTGTGGACTTTGATCAAGATGCCAAAGAAACGTATGAATACAATAATCCCGGAAGTGTTTTCATTCAAAAAAATATAAAGAATTTACGGAGTAATTATTTTGAGCGAAAATTCGAGATACGGAAAAATGACGACTTTTTGATTTTGGTAGGATGCAGTCCCTGCCAATTTTACAGTATAATTAATACGGATAAGAATAAAGCCTTAAAATCGAAGGATTTATTAAAAAATTTTGCTCGCTTTATCGAATATTATAGACCGGGATATGTATTAGTGGAAAATGTTCCGGGTATAATCACAAATAAAGATAGCATCTTACCTTATTTTCTACGAAAACTGGAAGACCTCGGATATAAAAATCCCGTTTATAAAGTTGTAAATATGAGCTATTACGGTGTACCTCAAAGTCGTCGAAGATTTTCTCTTATCGCAACACGATTGGAAAACGTCAATATTCATTTACCTAAGGCGGACGATAAAGAGACCGTATTAGCCGATTATTTAGGTGAAGGAAACGGCTTTCCCAAAGTTAGCGCAGGACATAAAGACGGTAGTGTGTTTAACCATACGGTTGCTGGATTAAGTGATATATGTCTTAAACGATTGGCAAAGACCAAACATGACGGCGGGAACAGACTTGATTGGGCAAACGATCCGGATTTGCAATTACCTTGCTTTATAGGAAAAGACGATTGCTTTAAAGATACATTTGGGCGTATGTGGTGGCATCGACCAGCTTCGACCATTACGACTAAATTTTATAGTATCTCAAACGGACGTTTTGGACATCCGGAAGAAGATCGTGCCCTTTCTTTACGGGAAGGTGCTACATTGCAAACGTTCCCCAAAAACTATGTATTTAAAACAAATAGTATTACTGCAACGGCAAAATTAATTGGCAATGCAGTTCCGTGTGAATATGCTCGGCGATTAGGTGAAACGATAAAAGCACTGGAAAACAATGGCACAATTTAA
- a CDS encoding AAA family ATPase codes for MKKIIIDIHKFGPLQEVSFQVAPFMVFTGMSKLGKSYANYLVYYLFTKLLAPGEITRLYESLMGKDSSGSFTLSSDLLSTYLHDNVTAFMRALLGDPTIECDVDFLFPEFGESLHVTYQEVAATEEETVKRLGNTLNISINGKESRVNIIINTAFTVGENCHAILFHRLFRNFYAINLIFPPANGALINADYSLTSSINTKGMYGRFLFDNEYCTSIEVTEEQSPYLNQIKKITDGNVVTEEGKEFLVLDGGEHVNMSAAASSIKEISPLLFLLKNHPGANAAICLEEPEAHLHPSMQIQVADLIAECINNGFLFHITTHSDYFMDRLNQLIKLGNIRKKDETTFKEYCTANGLSEKTFLDGDNVKAYFFHRDDETGKVVIEKLPVEEGGIPMKTFYETVEKMRKQDEQIDEMLYSLNASDQ; via the coding sequence ATGAAAAAGATAATTATAGACATTCATAAGTTCGGACCTTTACAGGAAGTATCATTCCAGGTAGCACCATTCATGGTGTTTACGGGTATGTCAAAGCTGGGAAAGAGTTACGCGAACTATCTTGTTTATTATCTTTTCACAAAATTATTGGCTCCTGGAGAGATCACACGCCTATATGAGTCTTTAATGGGGAAAGATTCTTCAGGCTCTTTTACGCTTTCAAGTGATTTACTTTCAACATATCTTCATGATAATGTAACAGCATTTATGCGCGCATTATTAGGAGATCCGACCATAGAATGCGACGTAGATTTTCTCTTTCCAGAGTTTGGTGAGTCCCTTCATGTCACATATCAAGAGGTAGCAGCAACAGAAGAGGAGACAGTAAAGAGATTAGGTAATACTCTAAACATCTCAATTAATGGCAAAGAGAGTAGGGTAAATATCATTATAAATACTGCATTTACAGTAGGGGAGAATTGTCATGCGATACTTTTCCACAGATTATTTAGGAACTTTTATGCTATTAATTTAATCTTTCCACCTGCAAACGGAGCTTTGATTAATGCCGATTATTCCCTTACCAGCTCTATAAATACAAAGGGAATGTATGGCAGATTCTTATTTGATAACGAGTATTGCACTTCAATAGAAGTTACTGAAGAGCAGTCTCCTTATCTTAACCAGATTAAGAAGATAACCGATGGGAATGTTGTTACGGAAGAAGGTAAGGAATTTCTGGTACTTGATGGAGGCGAACACGTAAACATGTCTGCCGCAGCCTCCTCTATAAAAGAGATTAGTCCGCTTTTGTTTCTATTAAAGAATCACCCTGGCGCAAACGCAGCAATATGTCTGGAAGAGCCTGAAGCACATCTGCATCCATCCATGCAGATTCAGGTGGCAGACCTTATTGCGGAATGCATCAACAATGGTTTCTTGTTCCATATCACGACACATAGCGATTATTTTATGGATAGATTGAACCAACTTATCAAGTTAGGTAATATCCGTAAGAAAGATGAAACAACCTTTAAAGAGTATTGCACCGCAAATGGTTTATCAGAAAAAACGTTCCTTGATGGCGATAATGTGAAGGCATATTTCTTTCATAGAGATGACGAGACAGGTAAGGTTGTGATAGAAAAACTGCCAGTGGAAGAAGGTGGAATACCAATGAAGACCTTCTATGAGACGGTAGAAAAGATGCGTAAACAAGATGAACAGATTGATGAAATGTTGTACTCCCTTAATGCTTCTGACCAATGA